One Candidatus Acidulodesulfobacterium ferriphilum genomic window carries:
- a CDS encoding mechanosensitive ion channel family protein, with protein sequence MKKKKDDYKNDYLKNRYIRKLFNALILIAVLGGLSFVGFYVISYYARYFPKGSLPKGSFSIIEAVFIAVFGIIAIKVIQKNLFKVLGGYISEDRAGFFRFLLSFIAYFTLVLFIFTTLGIDISNILLGATFLGVILGIASQSLLSNLFAGFVIIFGKPFRIGDRITVVTWQYGLLMSTYQHEAVKPGYTGVIKDINILFTTIVEDSGFTMRAPNNILMQALITNYSNTRRRIVRVRFELDKKVDFESFKTELFNYLTGAGADDINSNNNSNGGVNNLIEKDPSPLIRVADVSLTSYFVAVEVYTPQIYEDPVRDLVLSFVIKRKKDN encoded by the coding sequence ATGAAAAAGAAAAAGGACGACTATAAAAACGACTATCTTAAGAATAGGTATATACGTAAATTATTTAATGCGCTGATATTAATAGCCGTTCTCGGCGGTTTATCTTTTGTCGGTTTTTATGTCATATCATATTACGCGAGATATTTTCCGAAAGGTTCTCTGCCGAAAGGTTCCTTTTCCATTATAGAGGCTGTTTTTATAGCGGTTTTTGGGATAATCGCGATAAAGGTTATCCAAAAGAATTTATTTAAGGTACTCGGCGGCTATATTTCCGAGGACAGAGCCGGATTTTTTAGATTTTTACTCAGCTTTATCGCATATTTTACTCTGGTATTATTTATTTTTACCACCTTAGGCATAGACATATCCAACATTCTTCTCGGCGCTACTTTTTTGGGCGTAATACTGGGTATCGCATCGCAGTCCCTTCTGTCTAATTTATTTGCCGGATTTGTAATTATTTTTGGAAAACCCTTCAGAATAGGAGACAGGATAACCGTTGTAACATGGCAATACGGTCTTTTAATGTCAACTTATCAGCATGAGGCTGTCAAGCCCGGATATACGGGGGTCATAAAAGACATTAATATACTTTTTACGACAATTGTCGAAGATAGCGGCTTTACTATGAGAGCGCCGAATAATATTTTAATGCAGGCTTTGATAACGAATTACTCTAATACGCGCAGAAGGATAGTCAGAGTGAGGTTCGAGCTGGATAAAAAAGTAGATTTCGAAAGTTTTAAAACGGAATTATTTAATTACTTAACAGGCGCAGGCGCAGATGATATAAATAGTAACAATAATAGTAACGGCGGGGTTAATAACTTAATCGAAAAAGACCCGTCCCCGTTAATCAGGGTTGCCGATGTTTCCCTGACCAGTTATTTTGTGGCCGTAGAAGTTTACACTCCCCAGATTTATGAAGACCCCGTAAGGGATTTAGTCTTATCGTTCGTTATAAAAAGGAAAAAGGATAATTGA
- a CDS encoding type II secretion system F family protein, with protein MTIYSYRARDKSGKLIVGRLEAASPISAEKQIEDLRLIPIQVEEATSFSWGDIFPILQTVSKKDVVIFSRQLATLYQSGVPLTKSLDSLIEFTRNRKFKAILNGVKQDVESGQTLSQSLARHPNVFSEIYVNMVGVGETSGLLYDILVRLALLMEKDMAVKSKVRSATFYPKIVLSAIVIAVVILVGFVIPKFAMLYKSFNVPLPLETRILVAISNFFVNYWYIIFGAVASSVIAVKLFINSKGGRLWWDEYKLKIPIFGSIFYKSMMSQFTRIFGLLFQSGLPVNRSFELIRNAVNNKFFTKKIDEIQLDVTKGESISNSFKNSKIFSSIVIQMVSVGEETGHIDEMLAKVSDYFDEDLDHQLSMLQASIEPVLLTIIFGMVLFLALAIYLPIIDVINFAKQG; from the coding sequence ATGACTATTTACAGTTACAGGGCAAGGGATAAATCGGGAAAACTCATAGTCGGAAGGCTGGAAGCCGCATCGCCTATTTCTGCCGAAAAACAAATAGAGGATTTACGGCTTATCCCGATACAGGTGGAAGAGGCAACGAGTTTTTCCTGGGGGGACATATTCCCAATCCTTCAGACGGTATCCAAAAAGGATGTAGTTATTTTTTCAAGACAATTAGCTACGCTTTACCAATCAGGAGTTCCGCTTACAAAAAGTTTAGATTCCTTAATAGAATTTACCAGAAACAGGAAATTTAAAGCTATTTTAAACGGGGTTAAACAGGATGTCGAAAGCGGTCAAACCCTTTCTCAAAGTCTGGCAAGGCATCCGAATGTTTTTTCGGAAATTTATGTCAATATGGTAGGGGTCGGGGAAACAAGCGGGCTTTTGTATGACATACTCGTAAGGCTTGCGCTCTTAATGGAAAAGGATATGGCAGTTAAATCAAAAGTGAGAAGCGCCACATTCTATCCGAAAATAGTATTATCTGCCATTGTTATTGCCGTAGTTATCCTTGTCGGATTTGTAATACCGAAATTTGCTATGCTTTACAAGAGTTTTAATGTTCCGCTTCCCTTGGAGACAAGGATTTTGGTTGCAATATCGAATTTTTTCGTAAATTACTGGTACATAATTTTCGGGGCGGTCGCATCATCGGTTATTGCCGTAAAGTTATTTATAAACTCTAAAGGCGGAAGGCTTTGGTGGGATGAATACAAGCTGAAAATACCTATTTTCGGGAGTATATTTTACAAATCTATGATGAGCCAGTTTACAAGGATTTTTGGGCTGTTGTTTCAGAGCGGGCTGCCGGTGAACAGGTCGTTCGAACTCATTAGAAATGCCGTAAACAATAAATTTTTTACCAAAAAAATAGATGAAATACAATTAGATGTTACGAAGGGGGAATCCATCTCCAACAGTTTTAAAAACTCCAAAATATTTTCGAGCATCGTAATTCAAATGGTGAGCGTCGGGGAGGAAACAGGGCATATAGACGAAATGCTTGCGAAGGTTTCCGATTACTTCGACGAAGATTTAGACCATCAGCTCAGTATGCTTCAGGCAAGCATAGAACCTGTTCTTTTAACCATAATTTTCGGCATGGTCCTTTTCCTTGCGTTAGC
- a CDS encoding type I 3-dehydroquinate dehydratase: MPRLCLSVGNTTLDNIFPDIDYAKAKGVEFLEIRFDLIKETAALPLLNDHLIVKKISKLISYSNDNGINIIGTKRGTENSDRFRFLKSLVEVGIHFVDIELDILERYLIKEFILFARSKNSKVILSVHDNSKPINLRDTIQYYIDSSFFGADFFKIADTANSSEDALNTLEKNQKLARIKTEGSSTFPDFTVFSMGEKGKITRVLSLLYGSSLAYCSSPSGITAPGQIGVDEFRSEYLKVSGAYKF, encoded by the coding sequence ATGCCGAGACTGTGCTTGTCCGTCGGAAACACGACATTGGATAATATATTTCCAGATATAGATTATGCTAAGGCTAAAGGCGTTGAATTTTTAGAAATTAGATTCGATTTAATTAAAGAGACCGCCGCCTTGCCCCTGCTAAACGACCATCTAATTGTCAAAAAGATTTCTAAATTAATTTCTTATTCAAATGATAACGGTATAAATATAATCGGCACAAAAAGAGGTACGGAAAATTCCGACAGGTTTAGATTCTTAAAATCGCTTGTAGAAGTTGGGATACATTTTGTCGATATCGAGCTTGATATTTTAGAAAGATATTTAATAAAAGAATTTATTCTTTTTGCCCGCTCTAAAAACTCAAAGGTTATTCTGTCCGTTCATGATAATAGCAAGCCCATAAATTTACGGGATACGATTCAATATTATATCGATTCAAGTTTTTTCGGCGCCGATTTTTTTAAAATTGCCGATACGGCAAATTCAAGCGAAGACGCCTTAAATACGCTTGAGAAAAACCAAAAACTCGCCAGGATTAAAACGGAAGGTTCGTCAACTTTTCCAGATTTTACCGTCTTTAGCATGGGTGAAAAAGGGAAAATAACAAGGGTTTTATCTTTGCTTTACGGTTCGTCGCTTGCGTACTGCTCTTCCCCATCAGGAATAACGGCTCCCGGGCAGATTGGGGTCGATGAATTTAGAAGCGAGTATTTAAAGGTATCGGGTGCATACAAATTTTAA
- a CDS encoding bifunctional diguanylate cyclase/phosphodiesterase — protein sequence MIFKNNSIYLIEGLFLIAAVLIAAILFFTGPIPVKNITAFNSNLLLKTMELNKDIRHIKSGVDKVIYYGALKPSPSQKIHFKQALNSLEQSLKRTDKQYKELDGFIKKNSAFLKNNRPIISYFNKSYFKWKNISRPILKIIVKHPKYISSRISYKLFLKHALYLSHLPTANIIKDTKLYSGRLINIAIYTTIAGVIIVLLLGILFFRYFNKNKFIEIETLLKSEQRFKSFFYNLPLPSFIVDVESGRFMDANNIAVKFYGYSKDELLNMDVDDINVSHTPQELKTFRRTAAAEGGRVAVFQHKLKNGEIKIVQPHITVITLNDKRCLLVIILDITEKIANEKWMHTLYTAIENGPDWMMVTDRLGNIEYANSGAENISGYKKEELIGKNPRIFKSGLYKAEFYKTFWDTISSGEVFKGIFTNRRKNGELFTLDATVVPIKNKEDSKVINFVSIAKDITQEKTLGEELRYISLHDPLTNLPNRSFFISRIDGYLGRGEYKGLNASLAVIDFYKLSYINNTYGYSVGDKLLQSFSKRLNKVMRDGDIAARVGDDKFGILFTDLQNKEDILRIIDRIKEEFKNPLYIEDESAPKLEAEDYYSITNIKEAIPESFNISFTMGVSIFPDDGKNAGDLLKSADIALSSAKEQGEGEYEFFTASMNTMASEFLLMKNSVINAFKNREFLIHYQPYFDIKTGKICGMEALARWNNKDAGFIPPVKFIPLLEKTGLIRRFEEFLIDKICGNLKEWKEKGLNIAPVSMNISPASFRKEGLIGMVVSALDKYGINLSMLNIEITEGLFIQNFDYALKILNAFKEKGIKISLDDFGTGYSSLSYIKNIPADFIKIDISFIRGMMENPKDLAIVNTVVVLASKLGMKTIAEGVETEEQLEILNSFGCDMVQGYLFSKPVPEDELLRFLREP from the coding sequence TCCTAATTGCCGCTATTTTGTTCTTCACGGGTCCGATTCCCGTAAAAAATATTACCGCTTTTAATTCAAATCTTTTATTAAAAACAATGGAACTGAATAAAGACATAAGACATATTAAAAGCGGGGTGGATAAAGTTATATATTACGGCGCCTTAAAACCCTCGCCGTCCCAAAAAATACATTTTAAACAGGCTTTAAACAGCTTAGAACAGAGCTTGAAAAGAACCGATAAGCAGTATAAAGAACTTGACGGATTTATTAAAAAAAACAGCGCGTTTTTAAAAAATAACCGCCCGATTATATCATATTTTAATAAATCATACTTTAAGTGGAAAAATATCAGCAGACCTATACTTAAAATAATTGTAAAACATCCCAAATATATATCGTCCAGAATTTCATACAAGCTTTTTTTAAAACATGCCCTTTATCTTTCCCATTTACCTACCGCAAATATTATTAAAGATACTAAGCTATACTCAGGCAGGCTTATTAACATAGCTATTTATACGACGATAGCCGGCGTTATTATTGTGTTGCTTCTCGGAATTTTATTTTTTCGCTACTTTAATAAAAATAAGTTTATAGAAATAGAGACTTTATTAAAAAGTGAACAGCGGTTTAAATCTTTTTTTTACAATCTGCCGCTCCCTTCTTTTATTGTCGATGTCGAAAGCGGCCGTTTTATGGATGCCAATAACATTGCCGTGAAGTTTTACGGGTATTCAAAAGACGAGCTGCTGAATATGGATGTGGACGATATAAATGTTTCCCATACTCCTCAGGAACTTAAAACTTTTAGAAGAACGGCGGCTGCGGAAGGGGGCAGGGTCGCAGTTTTTCAACATAAACTTAAAAACGGCGAAATAAAAATAGTCCAGCCTCATATAACCGTGATTACATTAAACGATAAACGGTGCTTATTAGTGATAATTTTAGACATAACCGAAAAAATAGCAAACGAAAAATGGATGCATACTCTATACACGGCAATAGAAAACGGCCCTGATTGGATGATGGTAACCGATAGGCTTGGAAATATCGAATATGCTAATAGCGGCGCAGAAAATATAAGCGGATATAAAAAAGAAGAGCTTATAGGAAAAAATCCGAGGATTTTCAAATCTGGATTATATAAAGCCGAATTCTATAAAACCTTCTGGGATACAATAAGTTCAGGAGAAGTTTTTAAAGGTATTTTTACAAACAGAAGAAAAAACGGCGAATTATTTACTTTAGATGCAACGGTTGTTCCTATAAAAAATAAAGAAGATTCGAAAGTCATAAATTTTGTGTCCATAGCTAAAGATATAACGCAGGAAAAGACATTGGGGGAAGAATTAAGATATATCTCGCTTCACGATCCGTTAACTAATCTTCCGAACAGGAGTTTTTTTATCTCCCGTATCGATGGTTATCTTGGCAGGGGAGAATATAAAGGGCTGAACGCTTCTCTTGCGGTAATTGATTTTTATAAATTATCCTATATTAATAATACTTATGGGTATAGTGTCGGAGATAAGCTTTTACAAAGTTTTTCAAAAAGATTAAATAAAGTTATGCGGGATGGGGATATAGCTGCAAGGGTGGGAGATGATAAGTTTGGAATATTATTTACCGATTTACAAAATAAAGAAGATATTTTGCGGATAATCGATAGAATAAAAGAAGAATTTAAAAATCCTTTGTATATCGAAGATGAATCAGCGCCCAAATTGGAAGCAGAAGACTATTACAGTATTACCAATATAAAGGAGGCCATACCCGAGTCATTCAATATTTCTTTTACTATGGGTGTATCTATCTTTCCCGATGACGGAAAAAATGCAGGAGACCTTTTAAAATCGGCGGACATCGCCCTTTCAAGCGCAAAAGAGCAGGGGGAAGGGGAATATGAATTTTTTACGGCATCGATGAACACCATGGCATCCGAGTTTTTACTGATGAAAAACAGCGTAATAAACGCATTTAAAAATAGAGAGTTTTTAATTCATTATCAGCCTTATTTCGACATAAAAACAGGTAAAATATGCGGCATGGAGGCTCTGGCAAGGTGGAACAATAAAGATGCCGGCTTCATACCCCCTGTTAAGTTTATTCCTCTTCTTGAGAAGACGGGGCTTATAAGGCGGTTCGAAGAGTTTTTGATAGACAAGATTTGCGGAAATTTAAAGGAATGGAAAGAAAAGGGGCTTAACATCGCGCCGGTTTCAATGAACATATCTCCTGCCAGTTTTAGAAAGGAAGGCCTGATAGGCATGGTTGTTTCCGCGTTGGACAAATACGGAATTAATCTGTCCATGCTTAATATCGAAATAACGGAAGGCCTGTTTATACAAAATTTTGATTATGCTCTTAAAATATTGAATGCTTTTAAAGAAAAAGGGATTAAGATTTCATTAGACGATTTTGGCACGGGCTATTCTTCCTTGTCTTATATTAAAAATATACCCGCGGATTTTATCAAGATAGATATTTCATTTATAAGAGGCATGATGGAAAATCCCAAGGATTTGGCGATAGTTAATACCGTCGTGGTTCTGGCTTCCAAGTTAGGCATGAAGACTATTGCCGAAGGGGTGGAAACCGAAGAGCAGTTGGAAATATTAAATTCCTTCGGGTGCGACATGGTTCAAGGATATTTATTCTCGAAACCCGTTCCCGAAGACGAACTTTTACGGTTTTTAAGAGAGCCGTAA
- a CDS encoding 4-oxalocrotonate tautomerase family protein — MPFVSIKMLEGRTKEQKKNLIESVTKSVAESLNIDEKAVWVVVEDFPKDEWGLGGELASEKIKTK, encoded by the coding sequence ATGCCGTTTGTGTCCATTAAAATGCTTGAAGGAAGAACAAAGGAACAAAAGAAAAATCTTATCGAATCTGTTACTAAAAGTGTGGCAGAAAGTTTAAATATAGACGAAAAAGCCGTATGGGTTGTCGTGGAAGACTTTCCGAAGGATGAGTGGGGATTGGGCGGGGAACTGGCATCGGAAAAGATTAAAACTAAATAA
- a CDS encoding GspE/PulE family protein, with protein MGLLINNLSKTKKLGEILIDAKLLNQTQLETALIEAKKRNLRLGAALTNLGILSEDNMIDALSSQLNVKKIDLSKIIIDPAVGKIIPEGLSRQFKMVGISLSDGIFTVALSDPLNVFATDALRRHVHYNIEIVLAKEHEIIRAIDFVYTAKDISKASFGQNIATNTPGAAAGFSIPRAASATVKEVLESEDINIIKLVDNIIFSASKNRASDIHIEPLTDEIIVRERVDGELIDVNRIPLQFLNPVIARIKIMANMDIAEKRNPQDSRFEINAGGKNLDVRVSIVPMINGEKAVLRLLDKSLSISKVSDLPLDKNIKDKILKIIYKKYGLFLITGPTGSGKTTTAYSVITELNSLNKNIVTVEDPVEYKIRHVNQIEANLRGGVSFTGALRAVLRQDPDIILVGEIRDDETARISIQAALTGHFVVSTLHTQDASNAISRLLDMRIEPFLISSSLAGAVGQRLVKKLCDKCKKPYTPEPAVIKELGLSSDAAYTFYKEAGCDLCRDTGFYGRISIMELLMPTRNIQKLIIERADSAQIRSEAVGEGFVPLRTAGLKKVIDGSTTLEEVLQATQDI; from the coding sequence ATGGGCTTATTGATTAATAACTTATCTAAGACAAAAAAGCTCGGCGAGATTTTAATCGATGCAAAGCTTTTAAATCAGACACAGCTTGAAACCGCTCTTATCGAGGCAAAAAAAAGAAATTTAAGATTAGGCGCGGCGTTAACAAATCTCGGAATTTTGTCGGAAGACAATATGATAGATGCCTTGTCGTCACAGCTCAATGTAAAAAAGATCGATTTATCGAAAATTATTATAGACCCGGCAGTCGGAAAAATTATACCCGAGGGGCTTTCAAGACAATTTAAAATGGTAGGGATAAGTCTCTCAGACGGTATTTTTACCGTTGCCTTATCGGACCCTTTGAATGTCTTTGCAACCGATGCGTTAAGAAGGCATGTCCATTACAATATAGAAATAGTTCTGGCAAAAGAACATGAAATAATAAGAGCGATAGACTTTGTTTATACGGCTAAAGATATATCAAAGGCTTCTTTCGGCCAAAATATTGCTACGAATACTCCCGGGGCGGCGGCAGGCTTTTCTATCCCGCGGGCGGCGTCTGCAACGGTTAAAGAGGTTCTGGAGTCTGAGGACATAAATATCATAAAGCTCGTAGATAACATTATATTTTCTGCCTCCAAAAACAGGGCTTCGGATATTCATATAGAGCCTTTGACCGATGAAATTATCGTCAGAGAGCGGGTTGACGGGGAGCTTATAGATGTAAACAGGATTCCGCTCCAGTTTTTAAACCCCGTTATTGCAAGAATAAAAATAATGGCTAATATGGATATCGCCGAAAAAAGGAATCCTCAGGATTCGAGATTCGAAATAAATGCGGGCGGTAAAAATCTTGATGTCAGGGTTTCCATCGTTCCGATGATAAACGGAGAAAAGGCCGTTCTTAGATTATTGGATAAGTCTTTGAGCATTTCTAAGGTTTCGGATTTGCCTTTAGATAAAAATATAAAGGATAAAATTTTAAAAATAATATATAAAAAATACGGACTGTTTCTTATAACCGGTCCTACCGGCTCCGGTAAAACGACGACGGCATATTCCGTAATTACGGAACTTAACAGCTTAAATAAGAATATAGTAACGGTGGAAGACCCCGTTGAATACAAGATAAGGCATGTCAACCAGATTGAAGCTAATCTTAGAGGCGGCGTGAGCTTTACAGGGGCTTTAAGGGCAGTTTTAAGGCAGGACCCGGATATTATATTAGTGGGCGAAATAAGAGACGACGAGACGGCTCGAATTTCGATTCAGGCAGCGCTGACAGGCCACTTTGTCGTTTCTACGCTTCATACCCAGGATGCGTCTAATGCTATTTCAAGGCTCTTGGATATGAGGATAGAGCCGTTTTTAATTTCATCGTCGCTTGCAGGGGCAGTCGGGCAAAGGTTGGTTAAAAAGTTGTGCGATAAATGCAAAAAGCCTTATACGCCTGAACCGGCGGTTATTAAAGAGTTGGGGCTGTCTTCCGATGCCGCCTATACATTTTATAAAGAAGCGGGATGCGATTTGTGCAGGGATACAGGCTTTTACGGGAGGATTAGTATTATGGAACTTTTAATGCCAACTAGAAATATTCAAAAGTTAATAATCGAAAGGGCAGATTCGGCGCAAATTAGAAGCGAGGCTGTCGGGGAAGGATTCGTTCCGTTGCGGACAGCGGGATTAAAAAAGGTTATAGACGGCAGTACCACGCTTGAAGAGGTTCTTCAAGCCACGCAGGATATATAA
- a CDS encoding trehalose-6-phosphate synthase, with protein sequence MEKERFNNLIKEKLGNINLIVVSNREPIAHEYAGKKIKAVKSIGGLTIALEPIMRNLHGTWIAYGGGSADKAVSDGGGKIKLPEGEESYTLKRVFLTKNDLNEYYYGYANSVLWPLCHTVYIKPVFNSNQFLSYDEVNKKFADSIIEEIEGSNSGANGDNGGGILENVVWLQDYHLARCAKYLKDYDENIKTSIFWHIPWPNPEIFSICPEKMELLEGLLANDLIGFQIIYHCQNFLRACEWELEAQVNWADYSVTYKGHKTKVMSFPISVDANYLNHLAKSEDVDKIIDNIQKNDEIIEPSYEFLAVSVDRLDYTKGIIEKLTAIDRLLENHPELQGKFVFVQFGVLSRVHIDAYKKFNDDISGLINNINWKYGTSDWYPIVRYFKQLDLEVYLAYYRLCNVMIVSPLHDGMNLVSKEYIMSDTDYNGMLILSRFAGAAKELYDALLVNPFNTECFAEKIYNGLFMSREEKERRISKMQNVIMENDIYDWAYNFLTALYLI encoded by the coding sequence ATGGAAAAAGAAAGATTTAATAATTTAATAAAAGAAAAATTAGGCAATATTAATTTAATCGTTGTTTCCAACAGAGAACCTATTGCGCATGAATATGCAGGGAAAAAGATTAAGGCCGTCAAATCTATCGGCGGTCTTACCATAGCGCTTGAACCTATAATGCGAAATCTTCACGGAACATGGATTGCCTATGGCGGCGGAAGTGCCGATAAGGCTGTTTCCGATGGCGGCGGAAAAATAAAACTGCCCGAAGGGGAAGAATCTTATACGCTAAAAAGGGTTTTTCTTACAAAAAACGACTTAAATGAATATTATTACGGTTACGCAAACTCGGTTTTATGGCCGTTATGCCATACCGTATATATTAAGCCGGTTTTTAATTCTAATCAGTTTTTATCTTATGACGAGGTAAATAAAAAGTTTGCGGATTCGATAATAGAAGAGATCGAAGGTTCGAATAGCGGCGCAAACGGCGATAATGGCGGCGGTATTCTCGAAAATGTTGTATGGCTCCAGGATTATCACCTTGCGAGATGCGCCAAATATTTAAAAGATTATGACGAAAACATTAAAACATCTATCTTCTGGCATATTCCGTGGCCGAATCCCGAAATATTTTCGATATGCCCCGAAAAGATGGAACTGCTCGAGGGTTTGTTGGCAAACGATCTGATCGGTTTTCAAATAATATACCACTGCCAGAATTTTTTAAGGGCATGCGAGTGGGAGCTTGAGGCTCAGGTTAATTGGGCGGATTACTCCGTTACATATAAAGGACATAAAACCAAAGTTATGTCTTTTCCGATTAGCGTAGATGCAAATTATTTAAATCACCTTGCCAAATCCGAAGATGTAGATAAGATAATCGACAATATTCAAAAAAATGACGAGATTATCGAACCTTCGTATGAATTTTTGGCTGTTTCGGTTGACAGGTTGGATTACACCAAGGGGATTATCGAAAAGTTAACGGCAATCGACAGGTTGTTGGAAAACCATCCCGAACTTCAGGGCAAGTTTGTTTTTGTACAATTTGGGGTATTGTCGAGAGTACATATCGATGCCTATAAAAAGTTTAACGACGACATTTCAGGACTTATAAATAATATTAACTGGAAGTATGGAACATCCGACTGGTATCCTATCGTAAGATATTTTAAGCAGCTTGATTTAGAGGTTTATTTAGCGTATTACAGGCTGTGCAATGTTATGATAGTCAGCCCGCTGCATGACGGTATGAACCTTGTTTCTAAAGAATATATCATGTCGGATACCGATTATAACGGAATGCTTATATTATCCCGGTTTGCCGGGGCGGCGAAAGAGTTGTATGATGCTCTTTTGGTTAATCCGTTTAATACGGAATGCTTCGCCGAAAAGATATATAACGGGCTTTTTATGAGCAGGGAAGAAAAAGAAAGAAGGATATCTAAAATGCAAAATGTTATTATGGAAAATGATATTTACGATTGGGCATATAATTTTCTTACGGCGCTTTATTTAATTTGA
- the otsB gene encoding trehalose-phosphatase has translation MLYNGIERIDKIKKIIAAANPDVIVFCVDFDGTLVKICKSPYDVAVAPSLYDFLTKINTINNIFLCIVTGRELADIEQRVNIKRNIIYSGNHGFEIKSYYKDFKLNFLIENAVNYIPLLTEALSQIKKKGINNLIIENKKFSISMHYRLLNNNEAKFLKQSVKDIITKNPEFKKYLHITRGKKILEIRPRIDWNKGSACDYIIKEMSKTCLVSSNRTGSAGSAALPNPVSTKKFNVLRVNIGDDITDETMFSHNYSFNLEENTFNVSLINCVIGKKQSLADFYLADYSRTPVFIKNIIDIFSG, from the coding sequence ATGCTATACAACGGTATCGAAAGAATAGATAAAATAAAAAAAATTATCGCAGCGGCTAACCCGGATGTAATCGTTTTTTGCGTTGATTTCGACGGCACATTGGTCAAAATATGTAAAAGTCCATATGATGTCGCCGTTGCCCCCAGCCTGTATGATTTTTTAACCAAAATAAATACTATAAACAATATTTTTTTATGCATAGTAACGGGAAGGGAATTAGCCGATATAGAACAGAGAGTTAATATAAAAAGAAATATAATTTATTCGGGAAATCATGGATTTGAAATTAAAAGCTATTACAAAGATTTTAAATTAAATTTTTTAATAGAAAACGCAGTTAACTACATTCCTTTATTAACGGAGGCTCTAAGCCAGATTAAAAAGAAGGGTATAAACAATTTGATAATCGAAAACAAGAAATTTTCCATAAGCATGCATTACAGGCTTTTAAACAACAACGAGGCAAAGTTTCTCAAGCAAAGCGTCAAAGATATAATAACCAAAAATCCTGAATTTAAAAAATATTTGCATATAACAAGAGGGAAAAAGATACTGGAAATAAGGCCAAGGATTGATTGGAATAAGGGTTCCGCCTGCGATTATATTATTAAAGAGATGTCAAAAACCTGCTTAGTTTCCAGTAATAGGACTGGCTCCGCCGGATCCGCCGCCCTGCCTAACCCCGTTTCAACTAAAAAATTTAATGTTTTAAGGGTAAATATCGGCGACGATATTACCGATGAGACGATGTTTTCGCATAACTATTCCTTTAATCTGGAAGAAAATACCTTTAATGTCAGCCTTATAAACTGTGTTATAGGCAAAAAGCAATCTTTGGCAGATTTTTATCTTGCAGATTATAGCCGCACGCCTGTTTTTATAAAAAACATCATTGACATTTTTTCGGGTTGA